The nucleotide sequence TCTCTCCCCTTACTTCGTAACTGATCCGGAGCGCATGGAGTGCGTGCTGGAAGACGTTCGAATCCTGATTCACGAAAAGAAGATCAGCTCGATGAAGGACCTGCTCCCGCTGCTCGAGCAGATCGCCAAGACCGGCAAGCCGCTTCTGATCATCGCGGAAGAAGTGGAAGGCGAGGCGCTGGCGACTCTGGTGGTCAACAAGCTGCGTGGCACGCTGCACGCTGCTTCCGTCAAGGCTCCTGGATTCGGTGATCGCCGCAAGGCCATGATGGAGGATATCGCTATCCTCACCGGCGGCCAGGTGATCAGCGAAGAGCTTGGCTTCAAGCTGGAAGACGTGAAGATGGACCAGCTCGGTCGCGCGAAGAAGGTAACCATTGACAAGGACAACACCACCATCGTCGAGGGCTATGGCAAGCACGCTGACATCCAGGGCCGCGTGAAGCAACTGCGCGCGCAGGTCGAAGAGAGCACCTCGGACTATGATCGTGAAAAGCTGCAAGAGCGGTTGGCCAAGCTGGTCGGCGGCGTTGCGGTGATCAAAGTGGGCGCAGCAACTGAAACCGAGATGAAGGAAAAGAAAGCTCGTGTTGAGGATGCCATGCACGCCACGCGCGCGGCGGTCGAGGAAGGCATTGTTCCCGGCGGCGGCGTTGCGCTGCTGCGCGGAGCCAAGGCGCTCGACAAGCTGAAGCTTACGGGCGATGAAGCCATCGGTGTGGCGATCGTGCGACGTGCGCTCGAAGAGCCTTGCCGTCAGATCGCGGCGAACGCCGGATTCGAAGGCGCCATCGTGGTCGAGAAGGTGCGCGCGCAGAAGGACGAACAGTGGGGCTTCAACGCCGACACGGAAGTCTACGAGAACCTGGTGAAGGCCGGCGTCATCGACCCCACCAAGGTAACTCGTCTGGCGCTTCAAAACGCAGGCTCCATCGCGTCCCTGATGCTCACCACCGAAGCGCTCATCTGCGAATTACCGGATGACAAGGACAAGGGTCCAGCCATGCCTCCCGGCGGCATGGGCGGCGGCATGTACTAGGACTGCGTCCAGCCTCGCCTCGCTCACGATGGTCGCTCCGCGGTACGCTGTGGAGAACAACGATGTCATCTTGAGTGCAGCGAAGGACCTGCTGTCCAATTCGATGATTACTATGGCCCGGACAGTTATGCTGTCCGGGCTTTTTTGCTTCCGCAGTTCCTTCTTGAAATTGTTATAGTGAGCTTGCTGTTCCTGTCCTAAGCCGCTTCTTCGGAATCGTGATTTATATGAATTTTCGGGATCACGAGCCCGGCCATTTTCACGCGGAATACGGTGAGTTTGAAATCATAGTGGAAATTTCGAGCGGGAAAGTTGTCGGGAAGTTTCCCGCCGAGCATTGAACATGGTGATGGAGTGGCACGCGCTTCACAGAAGCGAATTAGCTGACGATTGGCAACGGGCACGGCAACAGCAGGCCTTGAAGCCCATCCAGCCTTTGGAGTAGGACCATGATTCTACATGTAGAGGAAGCCCGGTACGTCTAGGATTACACAGTCTGGTTGCGCTTCAATGACGGAAGCAGCGGTGAGGTTGATCTCTCTGGCGAGTTGTGGGGCGAAGTCTTCGAGCCTCTCCGCGATGTTGAGTACTTCAAGCGATTCTCCCTCTTCATGCACACGCTCGCCTGGGAAAATGGCGCAGATATCGCGCCAGAGTTTCTGCGCGCTCATCTTCGCGTTACCGCCTGAGGTTACACTCCCACGCCGGCAGTCCAAAGTTAAGCCCCCGGACTCTCAGAGGACTGGAAGCCCTTCCCGATCGCTGTTCAGCCGGTTGAACATGACCCATTTTCGGGACCGCGCGGCCCGTTGATTTTGCTTATTTTGCGGGCCTATACTTGATTATTGAGAGCAATGACCCGATGTAATTCATAGCTCAAGGAACTCTGTTGCCGGCGGCCTGACCATCACTTCGAGGAAACCAGTACGGCGATTGATTGAGAATCCCTGCGCGGGGCTGGTTCTGCTTGCGCGCCCAAATTAGAGAACGTCGATTGAGGACGAAGGAGTCCAATGGCCACGATTGAAACTGCTGCTCCCCGCAGCGCTGATTCCACGACGAAGCGCATCATGAATGACATGAGCCTTCAGATCGCCACGGTGAACGGCTCGGGCAGCCAGACCGCCAACACCATTTTGTTGCGGTCCATTTTCCAGATGGGCATCCCCATCTCGGGCAAGAATATTTTTCCGTCGAACATCGCCGGTCTGCCGACGTGGTACACCATCCGCGCCAACGCGCATGGTTACGTCGCGCGCAAGAAGGAGATCGACTTCCTGATTGCGATGAATGCCGAGACCGCCATCGATGACGTGAAGGGTCTGCTGCCGGGCGCGGGCGTTGTTTATGACGAAGTGTTGAACCTGAAGGCCCTGCGCAACGACCTGGATTTTTATCCCGTTCCGTTCGACAAGTTGGTTACGCCGGTTTGTCCCGACGCGCGGCTGCGACGACTAGTCCGCAACATGATTTACGTGGGCGTCGTGGCGTACTTGCTCGACATCGATCTCGCCGAGGCCGAGAAGGCCATGCAAAAGCAGCTCGGCTCCAAGCCCAAGGCGTTGTCGCTAAACTGGAACGCCATCAACGCCGGCGTACAGTACGCCGCCGAGAAATTCCCGAAGTCGGCGAAGTTTGGTCTGGAGCGCATGAACAAGACCGCGGGGAAAATTCTGATTGACGGCAATACCGCCGCCGCCGTCGGATGCCTGTTCGCGGGCGTTACGGTGCTGGCCTGGTACCCCATCACTCCGTCGTCCTCGCTGGCCGAGGCGCTGATTGAATATCTGAAGGACTACCGCATCGACAAGGAGACCGGCAAGGCGACCTTCGCCGTGGTGCAGGCCGAAGACGAGCTGGCCTCGGTGGGCATGACGGTTGGCGCGGCCTGGGCAGGCGCGCGGGCCATGACCACCACGTCGGGTCCCGGCATCTCGCTGATGAGCGAATTCACGGGCTTGGCCTACTACGCGGAGATTCCCATCGTCATCTTCAACATTCAGCGCACCGGGCCCTCCACAGGCCTGCCAACGCGCACCATGCAGGCCGACATCCTGGCCACGGCGTTTCTTTCGCACGGCGACACCTCGCACCTCCTGCTGTTCCCCTATTCCGTGGAAGAGTGCTACCGCATGGCCATGGAGGCGTTCGATCTGGCCGAGCAGTTCCAGACTCCCGTGTTTGTGATGAGCGACCTGGACATCGGCATGAACAATTGGATGTCGGACCCGTTCATCTATCCGGACAAGCCCATCAATCGCGGCAAGGTACTCAACGCGGAAGAGCTGGAGAAGATCGGCAAGTTCGAGCGATACCGCGACGTGGACGGCGACGGCATTCCCTATCGCACGATACCGGGCACGCATCATCCGCTGGCCAGCTACTTCACGCGCGGCTCCGGCCACAACGAGAAGGCGCTCTACAGCGAGAAGCCCGAAGACTACAAGAACAACATGGACCGCATCAAGCGCAAGCATGAGACGGCCCGTGGCGTGATCTCGCCGCCGCTGCTGGAGTCCGACGCCAATGCCGAGATCGGCCTGATCGCCTTCGGCAGCACGCATTGGGCGATCATCGAGTCGCGCGACCAACTGCGCGATGAGCAGAACATCCCCACCGCGTATCTGCGCCTGCGGGCCTATCCGTTAAGCCCGGAGATCAAGGAATTTGTGAAGAAGTATAAGCGCGTCTACGTCGTCGAGCAGAACCGCGACGGACAGATGCGCGATCTGATTCGCTTGGAAGTCGGCAAGTACGCCGAAAAAGTTCGCAGCGTGCGGCACTATACAGGCTTCCCGATTGATGCCCGCACTATCACCGACGAAATTCTTGCACAGGAGATCGCAGGCTAATATGGCAACCACGGCACAACCTCCAGCACCAGCAGCAAAGCTCAACCGCATCGGCCTTGAGCTGGCCACGTACCGCGGCGGCAAGACCACGCTATGCGCCGGCTGCGGCCACAACGTCATTACCGAACGCATCATCGAATCGTTCTGGGAGATGGGCGTCGATCCCTATCAAGTGGTCAAGCTCAGCGGCATCGGTTGCTCGAGCAAGGCGCCCGCTTATTTCCTGAGCAGCTCGCATGGCTTCAACGCGGTCCACGGGCGCATGCCTTCGGTGGCGACGGGCACGATGCTGGCGAACAAAACGCTGAAGGCCATCGGCATCTCCGGCGACGGCGACACGGCGTCGATCGGCATGGGCCAATTTGTTCACCTGATGCGCCGCAATGTGCCGCTGATCTATGTCATCGAAGACAACGGCGTTTATGGTTTGACGAAGGGACAGTTCTCCGCCACCGCTGATAGGGGCTCACGTCAGAAGAACGGCGTGATCAATGATCTGCCGGCCATCGACACCTGCGTGATGGCCATCGAGCTGGGCGCAACGCTGGTGGCGCGTTCGTTTTCCGGCGACAAGAAGCAGCTTTCGGCCATCATGAAGGCGGCCATCGCCCATCAGGGCACCTCGATGCTGGACATCATTTCCCCCTGCGTAACCTTCAACGATCATCAGGGCTCCACCAAGAGCTACGAATACATGAAGGATCACGACGAGCCGCTGCACGAAATCGACTTTGTGCCGTTCTTCCAAAACATCGAAGTGAATTACGATCCAGGGGAGACCCAGGACGTGCAGATGCACGACGGCTCCATGCTGCGCCTGCGCAAGCTCGACAACGCCAGCTACGACGCCACCAACAAGAACGCCGCGCTGCGCGCCATCGAAGAAGCCCATTCACGCGGCGAAGTGCTCACCGGCGTACTCTACGTGAACCCCAAGGGCGAGAACTTCCACGATCTGCTCAATCTGGTGGATCAGCCGTTGGCCACGCTGCCGCTCTCGATCACGCGTCCGCCCAAGTCGGCGCTGGACGAGATCATGGAAGAGTTGCGGTAAAACTGGCTGGAAAAATTTTAGCCGAAATATCCATTAGGCCCCCAACATTAAGGGGGCCTTTTTTGCCAGATTCAGATAAAGTCTGTTAGCCTGTTGGCAATTCTTCATCCAGGCTGGGGAGCATTTCCAGGATGAAAAAGTTTTGTGGGTTGATAGTTGATCAAGAGTAATTACATCTAGTCAGAACGGGGAAAATACAAATGAAGAACATTCGATCACACGTGCGCGTGTGCGCAATCGGAGTTTGCTTGCTGGCCATTCCCATTTACATCGCGGCCCGCTCGGGAGGACCACCTTCCGGCGTAACCGGGGGATTTGGAGAGGGCAATTGTACGCAATGCCACCGGACGAATCCTCTAAATACCGGGACGGGTTCGATAGTCATCACGGGACCAGCTACTTACCTGCCGGGAACAACCTATCCGATTCGTGTAACAGTTGCCAACCCCAACCCGGAGTCGCAACGCTGGGGATTCGAGTTGAGCACACGGAACCAGTCAGGGCAGCAGGCTGGAAGACTCCTTCCGGGAGGGGATGGCTATACTCAACTGCTTCCGGAATTGAATGGAATTCAGTATATCTCCCACACGGAAGTTGGCACACGGTTTGGAACACCCGCGGGAGTGAATTTTGATTTTCTGTGGCAGTCGCCTGCGTCTGCGGATGGTGCTTTGCAATTCCACGCCGCAGGCAATACCGCCAATGGAAGCACGAATAATACCGGCGATTTCATCTACACAACTTCATTCAGCCCATCGCCCCGGACCGCGCCCATACCGGTGCCGGTGCTGCCGGCAAATGGAGTGGTTAATGGCGCCAGCTTTGCCCCCGGCACAGTGGCGGTTGCGCCGGGCTCCATCGTGGCCGTATTCGGCTCGAATCTTTCGGACGGAGGCACGCTGCTTTCCTCCGCCTTCGATGCTAACGGGCGGCAGGTCACCGGTCTATTGGGAGCACGCGCCACCGTTGGCGGAGTTGCGGCTCCGATGTTCTATACGACTGGAGGACAATTGGGAATTCAGATTCCCACGGAGGTTTCCGGAACCAGCACAACGATTCAGATCTCCGTCGGCGGTGAGACCAGTGCAACGCGCACCATCGCACTTGAGCCAGCCGCTCCCGGAATTTTTACGACCAATAGCCAGGGAAGCGGTCAGGGCGTGATTGTGCTGGCAACGGGCGGAGGAATCGCGGCGGCGGTGGGATCAATTAGCGGGGTTACGTCGCGGCCCGCGCGCCCGGGCGAGGACATCACGATATTCGCTACCGGCTTGGGGCAAACCAATCCGGTTGTGCCCACCGGGGCAAGGCCCACGACACTGACTCGAACGGTCGCCACTCCCACGGTAATGATCGACGGCATGGCCGCGGATGTTTCGTTTTCCGGGCTATCGGATTGCTGTGTGGGACTGAACCAAATCAACGTGCGCGTGCCCGCCAATACGCGCACCGGCAACACTATTCCGGTGGTGCT is from Acidobacteriota bacterium and encodes:
- the groL gene encoding chaperonin GroEL yields the protein MAAKQIVKGEEARHYVLAGVNALADAVKITMGPKGRNVVLDKKFGAPTITKDGVTVAKEIELKHPLENMGAQMVREVASKTSDVAGDGTTTATVLAQAIFREGIKNVAAGANPMALKRGVDIAIEAAVAEIKRLSKPVTGDMIAQVGTISANNDKAIGGIIAEAVKKVGKDGVITVEESKTMETQLEVVEGMQFDRGYLSPYFVTDPERMECVLEDVRILIHEKKISSMKDLLPLLEQIAKTGKPLLIIAEEVEGEALATLVVNKLRGTLHAASVKAPGFGDRRKAMMEDIAILTGGQVISEELGFKLEDVKMDQLGRAKKVTIDKDNTTIVEGYGKHADIQGRVKQLRAQVEESTSDYDREKLQERLAKLVGGVAVIKVGAATETEMKEKKARVEDAMHATRAAVEEGIVPGGGVALLRGAKALDKLKLTGDEAIGVAIVRRALEEPCRQIAANAGFEGAIVVEKVRAQKDEQWGFNADTEVYENLVKAGVIDPTKVTRLALQNAGSIASLMLTTEALICELPDDKDKGPAMPPGGMGGGMY
- a CDS encoding 2-oxoacid:acceptor oxidoreductase subunit alpha, translating into MATIETAAPRSADSTTKRIMNDMSLQIATVNGSGSQTANTILLRSIFQMGIPISGKNIFPSNIAGLPTWYTIRANAHGYVARKKEIDFLIAMNAETAIDDVKGLLPGAGVVYDEVLNLKALRNDLDFYPVPFDKLVTPVCPDARLRRLVRNMIYVGVVAYLLDIDLAEAEKAMQKQLGSKPKALSLNWNAINAGVQYAAEKFPKSAKFGLERMNKTAGKILIDGNTAAAVGCLFAGVTVLAWYPITPSSSLAEALIEYLKDYRIDKETGKATFAVVQAEDELASVGMTVGAAWAGARAMTTTSGPGISLMSEFTGLAYYAEIPIVIFNIQRTGPSTGLPTRTMQADILATAFLSHGDTSHLLLFPYSVEECYRMAMEAFDLAEQFQTPVFVMSDLDIGMNNWMSDPFIYPDKPINRGKVLNAEELEKIGKFERYRDVDGDGIPYRTIPGTHHPLASYFTRGSGHNEKALYSEKPEDYKNNMDRIKRKHETARGVISPPLLESDANAEIGLIAFGSTHWAIIESRDQLRDEQNIPTAYLRLRAYPLSPEIKEFVKKYKRVYVVEQNRDGQMRDLIRLEVGKYAEKVRSVRHYTGFPIDARTITDEILAQEIAG
- a CDS encoding 2-oxoacid:ferredoxin oxidoreductase subunit beta translates to MATTAQPPAPAAKLNRIGLELATYRGGKTTLCAGCGHNVITERIIESFWEMGVDPYQVVKLSGIGCSSKAPAYFLSSSHGFNAVHGRMPSVATGTMLANKTLKAIGISGDGDTASIGMGQFVHLMRRNVPLIYVIEDNGVYGLTKGQFSATADRGSRQKNGVINDLPAIDTCVMAIELGATLVARSFSGDKKQLSAIMKAAIAHQGTSMLDIISPCVTFNDHQGSTKSYEYMKDHDEPLHEIDFVPFFQNIEVNYDPGETQDVQMHDGSMLRLRKLDNASYDATNKNAALRAIEEAHSRGEVLTGVLYVNPKGENFHDLLNLVDQPLATLPLSITRPPKSALDEIMEELR